The following are encoded together in the Vigna unguiculata cultivar IT97K-499-35 chromosome 2, ASM411807v1, whole genome shotgun sequence genome:
- the LOC114174670 gene encoding precursor of CEP7-like, with protein MAHLARTTCVLFVLLLLSFELVCIEGRRLKATRSTKSPKSVSGIKAMSTATKTTKGVAAKPSQLESLAKSLNGYVEAFRPTTPGHSPGVGHSINN; from the coding sequence ATGGCACATTTGGCTCGCACTACCTGCGTGCTTTTTGTACTATTGCTCCTATCATTTGAACTAGTTTGCATAGAAGGAAGGAGATTGAAAGCAACCAGAAGCACCAAGTCACCAAAATCTGTCTCTGGCATCAAGGCAATGAGCACTGCAACTAAAACCACGAAAGGTGTTGCTGCAAAGCCAAGCCAGTTGGAGAGTCTCGCGAAGAGTTTGAATGGATATGTTGAAGCTTTTCGACCAACTACTCCCGGCCATAGCCCTGGTGTTGGTCACTCTATCAACAACTAA